A single genomic interval of Hyphomicrobium methylovorum harbors:
- a CDS encoding adenosylcobalamin-dependent ribonucleoside-diphosphate reductase — translation MPVSSLQLPAISDAIWRRKYRFAGSAERPADETVEDTFRRVAEAAAFAEKGGEREQQKWAEAFYEAMADFGFQPAGRILAGAGTDRNVTLFNCFVLGTIPDDLSGIFDSVKEAALTMQAGGGIGHDFSTLRPRGAAVKSIGADASGPVSFMDVWDAMCRTIMSAGQRRGAMMATLRCDHPDIEDFIAAKAQSDRLRNFNLSVLVTDLFMDAVRTGSSWDLVFEGKVYKTVDARALWDKIMRATYDYAEPGVIFIDRINALNNLSYCETIAATNPCGEQPLPPYGACLLGSINLARLVIDPFTPNARIDVAKLEARVATAVRFLDNVIDISRYPLTAQAEEARAKRRIGLGVTGLADALIFLGLPYGSPEARERAAEWMAIIQNGAYRTSAALAAEKGPFPLYDAQAFLDRPNIAKLDPDVRAAIAAHGIRNGCLTSIAPTGTISLLAGNVSSGIEPVFDFVFQRRVLGTDRTAQEETVEDFAHRLFRERLGEETPLTPAFVTAETLQPAEHVAMQAALQPYVDSAISKTVNCPEDISFERFRDIYVEAYDLGLKGCTTYRPNPVTGAVLSRAPAPSATESSAPAQSGVTPLAHSSPADASARSGDVVYMTKPLERDAALEGVTYKIKWPASAHALYVTINDIVRDGRRRPFEIFINTKNLEHYAWTVALTRMISAVFRRGGDVAFVAEELKAVFDPEGGRFMDGRYVPSLLAAIGDVIEQHLHHIGFLAGGEADSENLPDAQRRSASASPLISEAGGHPQNATVGAAGVHGPSLTGARACPQCGERSLRMIEGCWTCASCSYSRCG, via the coding sequence ATGCCCGTTTCTTCGCTCCAGCTGCCTGCCATTTCCGACGCCATTTGGCGGCGCAAGTATCGCTTTGCCGGATCGGCGGAGCGGCCTGCGGACGAAACCGTGGAAGACACGTTCCGGCGCGTAGCGGAAGCTGCGGCATTCGCTGAAAAGGGCGGCGAACGCGAGCAACAGAAATGGGCTGAGGCTTTCTACGAGGCGATGGCGGATTTCGGCTTTCAGCCTGCGGGGCGCATCCTCGCGGGAGCTGGGACGGATCGCAACGTCACGCTCTTTAACTGCTTCGTTCTGGGGACGATCCCCGACGATCTCTCCGGCATCTTCGATAGCGTCAAGGAAGCGGCGTTGACGATGCAGGCCGGTGGCGGCATCGGGCACGATTTCTCGACGCTTCGGCCGCGCGGCGCGGCTGTGAAGAGCATCGGCGCGGATGCGTCTGGTCCTGTCAGCTTCATGGACGTTTGGGACGCGATGTGTCGGACGATTATGTCGGCGGGTCAGCGGCGCGGCGCGATGATGGCGACGCTCAGGTGCGATCATCCCGACATTGAGGATTTTATCGCGGCCAAGGCGCAGTCGGATCGCTTGCGGAATTTCAACCTCTCCGTTCTCGTCACCGACCTGTTCATGGATGCGGTGCGGACGGGTTCATCCTGGGATCTGGTTTTCGAAGGGAAGGTCTACAAGACCGTCGACGCGCGGGCGCTATGGGACAAGATCATGCGCGCGACGTATGATTATGCCGAGCCCGGCGTGATCTTCATCGACCGGATCAACGCGCTCAACAATCTCTCCTATTGCGAGACGATCGCGGCGACCAATCCGTGCGGGGAGCAGCCGTTGCCGCCCTACGGCGCATGCCTCCTCGGCTCGATCAATCTTGCGCGGCTGGTGATCGATCCCTTTACGCCGAACGCGCGTATTGACGTTGCAAAGCTTGAAGCGCGCGTCGCGACCGCTGTTCGGTTTCTCGACAACGTCATCGATATTTCCCGCTACCCGCTGACGGCGCAGGCGGAAGAAGCGCGCGCGAAGCGGCGCATCGGGCTCGGTGTTACGGGGCTGGCCGATGCCTTGATCTTTCTTGGCCTCCCCTACGGAAGTCCTGAGGCGCGTGAGCGCGCGGCGGAATGGATGGCCATCATTCAAAACGGCGCTTATCGCACGAGTGCGGCCCTCGCCGCGGAGAAGGGACCATTCCCGCTCTACGACGCGCAAGCTTTTCTTGACCGGCCGAATATCGCGAAACTCGATCCTGATGTGCGCGCAGCTATTGCCGCGCACGGCATACGCAACGGCTGTCTGACGTCGATTGCACCGACGGGTACGATTTCGCTTCTGGCCGGAAACGTGTCGAGCGGTATCGAGCCGGTCTTCGATTTCGTTTTCCAGCGCCGCGTTCTTGGCACCGACCGCACGGCGCAAGAGGAAACGGTTGAAGACTTCGCGCACCGCTTGTTCCGCGAACGTCTTGGAGAGGAAACGCCGCTGACGCCAGCGTTCGTGACGGCGGAGACATTGCAACCCGCCGAGCATGTCGCCATGCAGGCGGCGCTGCAGCCCTATGTCGACAGCGCTATTTCAAAGACGGTCAACTGTCCGGAAGACATCAGCTTCGAGCGCTTTCGCGACATCTACGTCGAAGCCTATGATTTAGGCCTTAAGGGTTGCACGACCTACCGACCCAACCCTGTAACGGGCGCCGTGCTCTCGCGCGCGCCCGCGCCTTCAGCCACCGAGAGTTCTGCACCGGCACAGTCTGGCGTCACTCCCCTCGCCCACTCTTCGCCCGCTGATGCGTCTGCGCGATCAGGCGATGTTGTCTACATGACGAAGCCGCTTGAGCGGGACGCGGCACTCGAAGGCGTCACCTACAAAATCAAATGGCCCGCGAGCGCGCACGCGCTTTACGTCACCATCAACGACATCGTCCGCGACGGGCGCCGGCGTCCGTTTGAAATTTTCATCAATACCAAAAACCTCGAGCACTACGCGTGGACGGTGGCGCTGACGCGGATGATCAGCGCTGTCTTCCGGCGGGGCGGCGACGTGGCATTCGTTGCCGAGGAGTTAAAGGCGGTGTTCGATCCCGAGGGCGGGCGCTTCATGGACGGGCGATATGTTCCGAGCCTGCTCGCGGCCATCGGCGACGTTATCGAACAGCACTTGCACCATATCGGGTTTCTCGCAGGGGGCGAAGCGGACAGCGAAAATCTGCCCGATGCACAGCGGCGTTCAGCTTCGGCTTCGCCACTCATCTCCGAAGCCGGTGGACATCCGCAGAACGCTACGGTGGGTGCCGCCGGTGTACACGGTCCATCGCTCACGGGCGCGCGTGCTTGCCCCCAGTGCGGAGAGCGGTCTTTACGAATGATTGAGGGTTGCTGGACGTGCGCGAGCTGCTCTTACTCGCGATGCGGTTGA
- the mobA gene encoding molybdenum cofactor guanylyltransferase MobA — MVEKQRIPGVILAGGQSRRFGGGDKGLADLAGLPVLAHVIAQLRPQVRELALNANGDEERFAAFGLETFSDGEYPGLGPLSGVLAAIDRAEKAGFSVVATASTDSPFLPDDLIQRLNAHRGDRIAIATSRGRRHPTIALWPVSIREQIADALQRHALGVNALTETLNAVAVTFPMREINGVAIDPFFNVNTPDDLAAAQAVLTKP, encoded by the coding sequence ATGGTGGAGAAGCAGCGAATTCCTGGTGTCATCCTGGCAGGGGGCCAGTCGCGCCGATTTGGGGGCGGCGACAAGGGGTTGGCGGATTTGGCTGGGCTGCCGGTTCTGGCGCATGTCATCGCGCAGCTTCGTCCGCAGGTGAGGGAGTTGGCGTTAAACGCCAACGGAGACGAAGAGCGATTCGCTGCGTTCGGGCTCGAAACGTTTAGCGATGGCGAATATCCCGGCCTCGGACCGCTCAGTGGCGTCCTCGCCGCCATCGACAGGGCTGAAAAGGCCGGTTTTTCGGTTGTCGCGACAGCATCGACCGACTCTCCCTTCCTGCCCGACGATCTCATTCAAAGGCTCAACGCGCACCGCGGGGACCGCATCGCGATCGCCACGTCGCGCGGACGGCGGCATCCGACGATCGCGCTTTGGCCGGTTTCGATCCGGGAGCAAATCGCTGATGCGCTGCAGCGGCATGCTCTCGGCGTCAACGCTCTAACGGAAACGCTGAACGCAGTTGCAGTGACCTTTCCAATGCGCGAGATTAATGGCGTGGCCATCGATCCGTTCTTCAACGTCAACACGCCTGACGACCTTGCGGCCGCACAAGCGGTGCTGACAAAACCCTGA
- the hpt gene encoding hypoxanthine phosphoribosyltransferase, which translates to MPDRNAELRIETIYSADQIRARLETLAGEIAAAKPQNLLVVPVLKGSFVFAADLLRALHAANLTPEVDFLTLSSYRKSRTSLGQVSILRDLDLDVQNRHVILIDDVLDSGRTLAFAKDLLSARGAARIETCVLLDKNAPRAVSIEADYCAFTCPNVFVVGYGMDVAHRYRELPFVGRLVD; encoded by the coding sequence ATGCCGGATAGGAACGCTGAATTGCGCATCGAGACGATTTACTCCGCCGACCAGATTCGTGCCCGCCTTGAGACACTTGCCGGTGAGATCGCCGCGGCCAAACCCCAGAATCTCCTCGTCGTGCCGGTTTTGAAGGGCAGCTTTGTTTTTGCTGCAGATTTACTGCGCGCACTCCATGCTGCAAACCTGACCCCTGAGGTCGATTTTCTGACGCTGTCGAGCTATCGCAAAAGCCGGACTTCGCTCGGCCAGGTCTCGATCCTGCGCGACCTCGACCTCGATGTTCAAAATCGTCACGTCATCCTGATCGACGATGTGCTCGATTCAGGGCGTACACTGGCTTTTGCCAAGGATTTGCTCTCCGCCCGCGGCGCCGCCCGGATCGAAACGTGCGTGCTGCTCGACAAGAATGCGCCCCGCGCCGTCTCGATCGAGGCCGATTATTGCGCGTTTACCTGTCCAAATGTTTTCGTGGTCGGCTACGGTATGGACGTGGCCCACAGATACAGGGAACTTCCATTTGTAGGGCGGCTTGTCGATTAA
- the moaA gene encoding GTP 3',8-cyclase MoaA encodes MSGESAPIAAPLVDPFGRGIEYLRVSVTDRCDFRCVYCMSEHMTFLPKRDLLSLEELDRLCTAFIRRGVRKLRITGGEPLVRKNIMWLFRSLSRHLDSGALQEVAITTNGSQLEKLAGDLSSAGVKRINVSIDTIDPQKFKAVTRWGDLSTVMRGLDAAEKAGIKIKINAVALKGVNEDEIADLVQFAHGRGADLTLIETMPLGDIGEDRTSQYLPLSIVRARLMDRYTLEDSPYRSGGPARYVTVKETGGRLGFITPLTHNFCESCNRVRVTCTGTLYMCLGQNDAADLRTPLRASENDDLLDAAIVEAIGRKPQGHDFIIDRRTKVPSVSRHMSLTGG; translated from the coding sequence ATGTCAGGCGAAAGTGCCCCGATAGCGGCACCACTTGTCGATCCCTTTGGCCGGGGGATCGAGTACTTGCGCGTGTCCGTTACGGACCGCTGCGACTTCCGCTGCGTATACTGCATGTCCGAACACATGACGTTCCTGCCAAAGCGCGATCTTCTGTCGCTTGAGGAGCTGGACCGGCTGTGCACGGCCTTTATACGCCGCGGCGTGAGGAAGCTTCGCATCACCGGCGGTGAGCCGCTCGTGCGCAAGAATATCATGTGGCTGTTCCGCTCGCTTTCGCGGCATCTCGATAGTGGTGCCCTGCAGGAAGTGGCGATTACGACGAACGGCAGCCAGCTGGAAAAGCTTGCGGGCGATCTCAGTTCGGCGGGCGTTAAGCGCATCAATGTTTCGATCGACACGATCGATCCGCAGAAGTTCAAAGCGGTTACTCGCTGGGGCGACCTCTCTACGGTCATGAGGGGCCTCGATGCAGCCGAGAAGGCCGGCATCAAAATCAAGATCAACGCCGTAGCGCTCAAAGGCGTCAACGAAGACGAGATCGCAGATCTTGTGCAGTTCGCGCACGGGCGCGGTGCAGACCTCACCCTGATCGAGACGATGCCGCTCGGCGACATCGGCGAAGATCGGACTTCGCAATATCTGCCGCTCTCAATCGTTCGCGCACGGCTGATGGACCGCTATACGCTGGAAGACTCGCCCTATCGCAGCGGCGGCCCAGCGCGTTACGTCACCGTGAAAGAGACGGGCGGCCGGCTCGGATTCATTACGCCGTTGACGCACAATTTCTGCGAAAGCTGCAACCGCGTGCGCGTGACTTGCACCGGCACGCTTTACATGTGCCTTGGCCAGAATGATGCGGCTGACCTCAGAACGCCATTGCGTGCGTCTGAAAACGACGATCTGCTCGATGCAGCGATTGTTGAAGCCATCGGGCGCAAGCCGCAGGGGCATGACTTCATCATCGACAGGCGGACAAAGGTGCCATCGGTATCTCGGCACATGAGCCTGACGGGCGGTTGA
- a CDS encoding lysophospholipid acyltransferase family protein, whose product MADQTSQGPGAAVIIRSLVYGGVFYIVTALYLVLGSWLLLGPRAWAMKGLELHGRTAVWLLRLICGTKFEVRGQDNLPSGGCLVIAKHQSAWDTFGLVPLFRDPAIVLKDELKWIPFYGWFCIKFEHILVKREKASAALKRLIQDARQRLSAGREVVIFPEGTRTIPGAAPDYKPGYVALYEALGVPAVPMALNSGLFWPRRSLWRYPGTIVVEFLPAVPPGLPRAEFRGRVERDIEAASRRLIEEASREPNPPPLAISATQAN is encoded by the coding sequence ATGGCTGATCAGACGTCTCAAGGTCCCGGCGCGGCCGTCATCATTCGTTCGCTGGTTTACGGCGGCGTCTTCTACATCGTCACCGCTTTGTATCTCGTGCTCGGCTCCTGGTTGCTTCTCGGGCCGCGTGCCTGGGCAATGAAGGGACTCGAGCTTCATGGGCGGACTGCGGTCTGGCTACTCCGGTTGATCTGCGGAACGAAGTTCGAGGTGCGGGGTCAAGACAATCTGCCGAGTGGCGGATGCCTGGTCATCGCGAAGCATCAATCTGCGTGGGATACGTTCGGGCTTGTGCCGCTGTTTCGCGATCCCGCAATCGTGCTCAAGGACGAACTGAAGTGGATCCCGTTCTATGGCTGGTTCTGCATCAAGTTCGAGCACATTCTCGTTAAACGAGAGAAGGCGTCGGCGGCACTGAAGCGGCTCATCCAGGATGCCAGGCAGCGTCTGAGTGCGGGGCGCGAGGTTGTTATTTTCCCTGAAGGAACGCGCACCATTCCGGGCGCTGCGCCGGACTACAAGCCGGGCTACGTCGCGCTGTATGAGGCGCTTGGTGTCCCCGCGGTGCCGATGGCGCTCAACTCGGGCCTCTTCTGGCCGCGCCGCAGCCTGTGGCGCTACCCGGGGACGATCGTTGTCGAGTTTTTGCCAGCGGTCCCCCCTGGCCTGCCGCGCGCAGAATTCCGCGGACGCGTTGAGCGCGATATCGAGGCGGCGAGCCGGCGACTTATCGAGGAAGCGAGCCGCGAGCCCAATCCGCCGCCGCTGGCGATCTCCGCCACGCAGGCGAATTAG
- a CDS encoding hemolysin family protein, protein MPTGDGSSLTDIFGIMSVLILVAANGFFVAAEFSLVAIRRSRVAELVATGRANAAVLQRAVDSLDAHLAATQLGITISSLALGWIGEPALAHLIQPWLSALPGSWATAGSHAIAVAIAFVIITALHIVLGELAPKSLALQRSEATALAIVRPLRWFLFLLRPVILALNNLGNLVLHLCGLQPGAGEGALHSSEELKMLVEASQKAGLLEHQQQEVVARVLNIGDRRIADIMTPRRDVEWIDVDDPHDVILKTIRECRHDQLLVGKGTIDEPLGMILKHDLLDMVLEGRPIDPLSVVREPMNVHEATTIFRALDRFKDAPSRLVCVIDEYGTLNGIVTQTDLLEALAGELPDEEEEAPYVVERQDGSLLIDGTMSAHDAFDRLGIRTRPESGIFHTFAGFALFRLGHLPETGERFVYEDWQFEIIDMDGRRIDKILATREQPADSSGVS, encoded by the coding sequence ATGCCTACCGGCGATGGCAGTAGTTTGACCGACATATTTGGTATTATGTCGGTCCTCATCCTTGTGGCTGCGAATGGCTTTTTCGTTGCTGCAGAATTTTCCCTCGTAGCGATACGGCGTAGCCGTGTTGCCGAACTTGTAGCAACGGGACGGGCAAACGCCGCCGTTCTGCAAAGAGCCGTCGATAGTCTCGACGCTCATCTCGCCGCTACTCAGCTCGGCATTACGATTTCCTCTCTCGCTCTCGGCTGGATTGGCGAACCGGCACTGGCGCATCTCATACAACCTTGGCTGTCAGCGCTTCCAGGTTCCTGGGCGACGGCTGGATCGCACGCGATTGCCGTCGCGATTGCGTTCGTCATCATCACGGCGTTGCACATCGTGTTGGGTGAACTCGCGCCGAAGAGCCTCGCGCTACAACGGAGCGAAGCGACCGCGCTCGCGATTGTCCGCCCTTTGCGGTGGTTCCTGTTCTTGCTGCGCCCGGTCATTCTGGCTCTCAACAATCTCGGTAACCTCGTCTTGCATCTTTGCGGCTTACAGCCTGGAGCGGGCGAGGGCGCGCTGCACTCGTCCGAAGAACTGAAGATGCTGGTCGAAGCAAGCCAGAAGGCGGGCTTGCTGGAGCATCAGCAGCAGGAAGTCGTTGCGCGTGTTCTCAACATTGGCGATCGGCGCATCGCCGACATCATGACGCCACGCCGCGACGTCGAGTGGATCGACGTCGACGATCCTCACGACGTCATTCTCAAAACGATCCGCGAGTGCCGCCACGATCAGTTGCTTGTCGGCAAAGGTACGATCGACGAACCGCTCGGCATGATCCTGAAACACGATCTGCTCGACATGGTTCTAGAAGGACGCCCGATCGACCCGTTGTCCGTCGTGCGTGAGCCGATGAACGTGCACGAGGCGACGACGATCTTCCGCGCGCTCGACCGCTTTAAGGATGCGCCGTCGCGTCTCGTTTGCGTCATCGACGAGTATGGCACGTTGAACGGCATCGTCACTCAGACCGATCTGCTGGAAGCCCTTGCAGGCGAACTGCCGGACGAAGAAGAGGAAGCGCCCTACGTCGTAGAGCGGCAGGACGGGTCGCTTCTCATCGATGGAACCATGTCCGCACACGACGCATTCGATCGCCTCGGCATCCGAACGCGTCCGGAAAGCGGCATTTTCCATACCTTCGCCGGCTTCGCCCTGTTCCGTCTCGGCCATCTCCCGGAAACCGGAGAGCGGTTTGTCTATGAAGATTGGCAGTTCGAGATCATCGACATGGACGGACGCCGGATCGACAAGATCCTGGCAACGCGCGAGCAACCCGCCGACTCTTCAGGAGTGTCCTGA
- the ftsE gene encoding cell division ATP-binding protein FtsE, with the protein MIRLTNVGLKYDSGPDVLTDVTFHLRPGSFHFLHGESGAGKTSLLRMMFMSLHPSHGKIQMFSEDVTRVRPQKRAQMRRRIGIVFQDFRLLDHLTVWENVALPLQVVGKKPADYREDVTDLLQWVGLGDRMYANPSVLSGGEKQRAAIARAVIGKPEVLLADEPTGNVDPQMARRLLRLFVELNRLGTSVVIATHDHQLMRQFKAPRIEVHKGHVRII; encoded by the coding sequence GTGATCCGATTGACCAATGTCGGCCTGAAATACGACAGCGGGCCGGATGTCCTCACCGACGTGACGTTCCACCTCCGTCCCGGTTCATTTCACTTTCTGCATGGCGAATCTGGTGCCGGTAAGACATCGCTCCTGCGCATGATGTTCATGTCGCTGCACCCGAGCCATGGCAAAATTCAAATGTTCAGTGAGGACGTTACGAGGGTCCGGCCGCAGAAGCGCGCGCAGATGCGCCGTCGCATCGGCATCGTATTCCAGGATTTCCGGCTGCTCGATCATCTCACCGTCTGGGAAAACGTGGCGTTGCCGCTTCAGGTCGTTGGAAAGAAGCCCGCAGACTACCGCGAAGACGTGACGGACCTTTTGCAATGGGTTGGTCTTGGCGATCGAATGTATGCTAATCCGTCTGTGCTATCGGGCGGAGAAAAACAGAGGGCTGCGATCGCGCGGGCGGTCATCGGCAAGCCAGAAGTTCTGCTGGCCGACGAGCCGACCGGTAACGTCGATCCGCAAATGGCGCGGCGTCTGCTGCGCCTGTTCGTCGAGTTGAACCGTCTCGGAACTTCGGTCGTCATCGCGACGCACGACCATCAACTTATGCGGCAGTTCAAAGCGCCGCGTATCGAGGTGCATAAGGGTCATGTCCGCATCATCTAG
- a CDS encoding cell division protein FtsX has translation MSASSSRFPGHDEPAISAQGYESYDDPVDVPSSMAYARHDGGGYPSGNETTSDLYVPARKSDNGRKMKVTAPVVPPGSVTGRSLTLVIAIMCFLACLTAGAVWMIKESSDAWLKDISSEVTVQVTPQENADIEKAVADVVNYLEKQHGIVHARPLGLEESADLLQPWLGSGDALKSLPVPRLIAVEVDRNSPPDLTEVGSALKRDFKGASLDDHRRWQHQIRAVTRSLALGGLAILALVGAATTAIIVSATRSAMASNREIVEVLHFVGATDKFIAREFEKHFLRLGIKAGIVGATLAMLVFMGMPTITELLGGGAVSAVEVQRLIGAGSLDALGYIILGLVVVTIAGLCMITSRVGVYRILNGRH, from the coding sequence ATGTCCGCATCATCTAGCCGCTTTCCCGGGCATGACGAGCCTGCGATCTCGGCGCAGGGCTATGAGTCCTATGATGACCCCGTGGACGTTCCGTCCTCGATGGCATACGCGCGCCACGACGGTGGCGGATATCCCTCCGGCAACGAAACGACGAGCGATCTTTATGTGCCCGCGCGCAAGAGCGACAACGGGCGCAAGATGAAGGTGACGGCGCCGGTGGTGCCGCCGGGCTCCGTGACGGGGCGTTCGCTGACTCTCGTTATCGCCATCATGTGCTTCCTCGCCTGCCTGACAGCGGGCGCCGTCTGGATGATCAAGGAATCGTCCGACGCCTGGCTTAAGGACATTTCCAGCGAAGTGACCGTTCAGGTCACGCCGCAGGAAAATGCCGATATCGAAAAAGCTGTGGCGGACGTCGTCAACTATCTCGAAAAGCAACATGGCATCGTTCACGCGCGGCCGCTGGGGCTCGAAGAATCCGCCGATTTGCTGCAGCCCTGGCTCGGCAGTGGAGACGCTCTCAAATCGCTGCCCGTTCCTCGGCTGATCGCTGTTGAAGTCGATCGCAATTCACCGCCGGACCTCACCGAAGTCGGCTCCGCTCTTAAACGCGATTTCAAAGGTGCATCGCTTGACGACCATCGGCGCTGGCAACACCAAATTCGCGCCGTCACCCGATCGCTGGCGCTTGGTGGCCTTGCCATTCTGGCGCTCGTCGGTGCGGCAACGACCGCCATCATCGTTTCTGCCACCCGCAGCGCCATGGCGTCCAACCGCGAGATCGTAGAGGTTCTGCATTTCGTTGGCGCGACGGACAAGTTCATCGCGCGCGAGTTCGAAAAGCATTTTCTGCGTCTCGGGATCAAGGCTGGCATTGTCGGGGCGACGCTTGCCATGCTCGTTTTCATGGGCATGCCTACCATCACCGAATTGCTCGGGGGCGGGGCCGTCAGTGCCGTCGAGGTGCAGCGGCTGATCGGTGCCGGGTCGCTCGATGCTCTCGGCTATATTATTCTGGGCCTCGTCGTGGTGACGATCGCGGGGCTGTGCATGATTACCTCACGCGTCGGGGTTTACCGCATCCTGAACGGCCGCCACTAA
- a CDS encoding YdcF family protein, with product MRTIWKWLVLLLAVSTAALAFGFVIFAVTVTRDDASGLDKADGIVVLTGGELRMEAGAKLLGEGRAKRMLISGVNRKVTREEMRRLLNLQTDTFNCCVDLGYEALDTVGNADETRTWAKSNGYTKLIIVTSRYHMPRSLAELALAMPGVTLIPYAVTPRRVPETTWWLHASTTRVLLSEYLKYLPAMARLTAQRVLDWRDGESVAAAGPKHADG from the coding sequence ATGAGAACGATTTGGAAATGGCTCGTTCTGTTGCTCGCGGTTTCGACGGCGGCGCTGGCGTTCGGGTTCGTGATCTTCGCGGTGACTGTTACGCGCGACGATGCTAGCGGCTTGGATAAAGCTGACGGCATCGTGGTGCTGACTGGTGGCGAACTCAGAATGGAAGCAGGCGCCAAGCTGCTCGGCGAAGGCCGCGCCAAGCGCATGCTGATTTCCGGCGTAAACCGAAAGGTTACGCGCGAAGAAATGCGGCGGCTGCTCAACCTTCAGACCGATACTTTCAACTGCTGCGTCGACCTCGGCTATGAGGCGCTCGATACCGTTGGCAACGCGGATGAGACGCGGACGTGGGCAAAATCCAATGGCTATACGAAGCTCATCATCGTGACTTCGCGCTATCATATGCCGCGTAGCCTTGCGGAGCTGGCGCTGGCGATGCCGGGTGTGACGCTCATTCCCTACGCGGTGACGCCGCGGCGCGTGCCGGAGACAACGTGGTGGCTACACGCTTCGACGACGCGCGTGCTGCTTTCAGAATATCTCAAATATCTGCCAGCCATGGCGCGTCTGACCGCACAACGGGTGCTCGATTGGCGCGACGGGGAATCAGTGGCAGCGGCCGGACCGAAGCATGCCGATGGCTGA
- a CDS encoding response regulator: MATILLADDDAAVRDLVRRALSSEGHTVHVTQDGQEALEHMESNATSIDLLVTDVDMPQLDGISLAEKALKLSPQLAVILMSGFTDQLERAARLRARRLLSIPKPFTLDQIKQVVRAVLV; the protein is encoded by the coding sequence ATGGCGACTATTCTGCTCGCGGATGACGACGCCGCCGTGCGAGATCTCGTGCGGCGGGCCCTCAGTTCGGAAGGGCACACCGTTCACGTCACCCAGGACGGTCAAGAAGCTCTCGAACACATGGAAAGTAACGCCACCAGCATCGACCTGCTCGTGACGGACGTGGATATGCCTCAGCTCGACGGCATATCGCTCGCGGAAAAAGCTCTGAAGCTAAGCCCGCAGCTTGCCGTGATTCTGATGTCGGGTTTTACGGATCAGCTAGAGCGCGCGGCGCGCCTACGTGCGCGTCGGCTTCTGTCGATACCGAAGCCGTTCACGCTCGATCAAATCAAGCAGGTCGTGAGAGCCGTTCTGGTCTGA
- the mobB gene encoding molybdopterin-guanine dinucleotide biosynthesis protein B: MSQSSNAPSSSMPMFGIAGWSNSGKTTLIEKLTRHFAEQGLRVATIKHTHHKFDIDAPGSDTARHRAAGAAETAIVSGSRVALIEEIDSAGEPALATVASRLGPADIILVEGYKSAAIPKIEVRRAAVASEKLLAAGDPNVLAIAADYEIDGNGKPVLNLNDVGAIAKVIEGTLGPFKSVKVRA; the protein is encoded by the coding sequence ATGTCCCAATCGTCCAACGCTCCTTCTTCGTCCATGCCGATGTTCGGAATTGCTGGCTGGTCGAATTCCGGGAAGACAACGCTGATTGAAAAGCTCACGCGACATTTCGCCGAACAGGGTTTGCGCGTCGCCACGATCAAGCACACGCATCACAAGTTCGATATCGACGCGCCGGGAAGCGACACGGCACGTCACCGCGCTGCGGGGGCGGCCGAAACGGCTATCGTGTCGGGTTCACGTGTTGCGCTGATCGAGGAAATCGATTCGGCCGGAGAGCCAGCGCTCGCGACGGTCGCGTCTCGACTTGGCCCGGCCGATATTATTCTGGTCGAAGGCTATAAATCCGCTGCGATCCCGAAGATCGAGGTTCGGCGGGCTGCAGTTGCGTCCGAAAAGCTGCTGGCGGCCGGGGACCCCAACGTTCTGGCTATTGCCGCCGACTACGAGATCGATGGGAACGGAAAACCCGTTCTTAACCTGAACGATGTCGGCGCCATTGCAAAAGTGATCGAAGGGACGCTGGGACCCTTTAAAAGTGTGAAAGTACGCGCCTAA